From the Nitrospiria bacterium genome, the window ACGGGCCGGGGCCGCCCGGACATCGGCCGCCGTTCATCCGACAAAAAACTACGACGACCTGCCGTGGTCCTACGGCGAGACCGAGCTTGGGTTGATGCCGGTCGACCCCTTCCGGATCTACGCCTATTGGGATTTCTCTCCGGAAGATTGGAATGCCGTCTGCGCCCGCGGACGTCCGGTCGTTCTCCGGGTCTACGACGTCACGATGATCCGCTTCGACGGGGCCAACGCCCATTCCCATTTCGACGTCCCCGTCCGGCTCGAAACGCAACGCTGGTATATCCCCCTCTGGAGCGCCGAAAAGTCTCTTTGCGCCGAGCTCGGATGGCTTCTTCCGGACGGATCGTTCCAACGCATCATTCGCTCCAACGTGGTCCAGACCCCGCGCGCCGGCGTCTCGATCTTCGGGGACGCCCGTTGGGTCGAGATCCGCTGGACCCGCCGCCGGCCGGGACGCTTCGTCCGGCGGCAGCGGCCCGGAACGGGTTTGCCGCCCGGTCTCCGGCGGACGCTCGAAGCCCAGGCGGCCGCGATCACCGCCTCGGGAGCCGGAAGCTCCTCCGCCGGGCCGATCGGAACGAAGCCCCGATTTAAACCGCCGGGCTGACCGCGATGCCCGACGGTTATCTCAGCCTCGTCCTCCACGGCCACCTTCCCTATGTCCGTCACCCGGAGCATGACTACTTTCTGGAGGAGAACTGGTTTTACGAAGCCCTGACGGACACCTACCTTCCGCTTCTTCACGTCTTCGAGGGATTGGTGGAGGACGGAATCCCGTTTCGCCTGACCCTGTCCCTATCCCCGACCCTGATCTCGATGATGGCCGATCCGCTGCTCCAGTCCCGCTACCTGCGCCATCTCGACCGGCTGATCGAGCTTTCCCAAAA encodes:
- a CDS encoding DUF4912 domain-containing protein yields the protein MKRARRKPSPRSLRKTSGGPAENRRAELLALAKSFGITGRHRMTKPQLILALRSHQKKSRIAKAVPRRAEAARPQAGRAGAARTSAAVHPTKNYDDLPWSYGETELGLMPVDPFRIYAYWDFSPEDWNAVCARGRPVVLRVYDVTMIRFDGANAHSHFDVPVRLETQRWYIPLWSAEKSLCAELGWLLPDGSFQRIIRSNVVQTPRAGVSIFGDARWVEIRWTRRRPGRFVRRQRPGTGLPPGLRRTLEAQAAAITASGAGSSSAGPIGTKPRFKPPG